A window of the Candida orthopsilosis Co 90-125, chromosome 1 draft sequence genome harbors these coding sequences:
- a CDS encoding Hst2 hypothetical proteinistone deacetylase (involved in regulation of white-opaque switching): protein MDATLAPLVEALKTKKKVCLFTGAGVSTAAGIPDFRSPDTGLYSNLAKLNLPYAEAVFDIDFFKEDPQPFYTLAEELFPGKFAPTKFHYLVRILQEKNLLQRVYTQNIDVLDRLAGVEDDFIVEAHGSFATSRCIDCKKEVSIEKLKQMMKEKTPTCANCDGFIKPDITFYGEGLPSKFFETWEEDVDDVEVAVIAGTSLTVHPFASLPSSVDKSSLRVLVNREKVGDLGRRKKDIVALLDCDEFAETLATLLGWKKELDKYYEEGQKKYGKSESIEDELEKIDESLEKKANIKKKEKAEIPPEDDEELEELINKLKI from the coding sequence ATGGACGCCACATTAGCACCACTAGTCGAGGctttgaaaacaaagaaaaaggtaTGCCTATTCACAGGTGCAGGTGTATCAACGGCAGCTGGAATTCCTGACTTTAGAAGTCCAGATACTGGGTTATACTCCAATTTGGCAAAGCTCAACCTCCCATATGCTGAAGCTGTCTTTGacattgatttcttcaaagagGACCCCCAACCATTCTACACCTTAGCAGAAGAGCTATTTCCCGGCAAGTTTGCTCCTACAAAGTTTCATTATTTGGTGCGGATCCTTCAAGAGAAGAATCTATTGCAACGTGTCTACACACAAAATATAGACGTATTGGACAGACTTGCTGGTGTGGAGGACGacttcattgttgaagccCATGGATCATTTGCCACTAGCCGGTGCATAGATTGCAAGAAGGAGGTATCgattgagaaattgaagcaGATGATGAAAGAAAAGACACCCACCTGCGCTAATTGTGATGGCTTCATCAAACCTGATATCACTTTCTATGGCGAAGGGTTACCGTCAAAGTTTTTTGAAACCTGGgaagaagatgttgatgatgttgaagtgGCTGTGATTGCAGGTACATCTTTGACAGTACATCCTTTTGCCTCTTTACCTTCCAGTGTTGACAAAAGCTCTCTTAGGGTATTGGTCAATAGGGAAAAGGTTGGTGACTTAGGTCGAAGAAAGAAGGATATTGTTGCCCTCCTCGATTGTGACGAGTTTGCGGAAACTTTGGCTACTTTACTTGGCTGGAAAAAGGAGCTTGACAAGTATTACGAGGAGGGCCAGAAAAAGTATGGAAAGAgtgaatcaattgaagacgagttggaaaaaattgatgagagtttggaaaagaaagcaaatataaagaaaaaagaaaaggcAGAAATACCCCcagaagatgatgaagagttggagGAGTTGATTAACAAACTTAAAATATAA
- a CDS encoding Msh4 protein (S. cerevisiae homolog MSH4 has DNA binding, has role in reciprocal meiotic recombination and localizes to nuclear chromosome), whose translation MPLTNSQYGFITTARGSTRYNTLKADNKREVVMAINKSKSEQMDVGIAILDFDTFELSLMEFCDTSLFFKTMNQIDIHQPTIVISPDGPNMQFEKLKYVLASNLDETVEQRLARARMFEVANGVECLKSHSRMQDSELLALLKDRGLSIGAASALFTCCLESKLLKPSNRVRISFVQNDKFMLIDSCTIRDLELVSSLNGNGTTLFSFLNKCTTKMGQRLLRTSIIQPLMNVDSIKLRLKSVTELLSQENPLLAIKNVLKNFPDLDRLFASFLNPESIIGQEQMINNILSLKSTLLLCGELLNCLEKTESPLFVQVKEILTHENIESALVLIDKFINKDCRSARRSIDVAHQRANAVKSGINGLLDVSRSVRETILEQVSEYVQKISLENSAVVEYRYDKSRGFFLKIKGTAFDNPDFINIIEKKNGFECTTIDLLKQSSRLGEIIAEINTISSIIISELYEQSCENTPIFFMISEAIATVDLLCSYANFVSSQTKSYVCPEFGQYIHVRLSRHPILEKFINDFVPNDYSCVPEISRFQIITGANMSGKSVYLKQIAYILIMSQMGLYVPADYATIKVHKSILSRISTDTTDLTVSSFSNEMTEICRILKNTEQGSFIIIDELGRGSSLRDGFAICLAILEHLTTTHASVFATTHFKEIAEILGSKSCVLASHMKTIETNGKLESKFKLESGKLEIECYGIKYAESSQMLPKEFLAESKSIADILKSQVLEPNDPHSKLVSKRRKLVLELYFALNQMRVLDCNTLYKLDLLRTLQTKFVEEINDVSI comes from the coding sequence ATGCCCTTAACGAACAGCCAGTATGGGTTCATCACTACTGCTCGTGGGTCAACACGCTACAACACTTTAAAGGCCGATAACAAACGAGAGGTGGTCATGGCAATCAACAAGCTGAAGTCGGAACAAATGGATGTGGGGATAGCAAtccttgattttgatacaTTTGAACTTTCATTGATGGAGTTTTGCGATACCctgttgtttttcaaaactatGAACCAAATCGATATTCACCAACCCACTATTGTTATCTCTCCTGATGGACCAAATATGcaatttgagaaattgaaatacGTTCTTGCATCTAACCTTGATGAAACAGTTGAGCAAAGATTAGCAAGGGCGAGAATGTTTGAAGTCGCTAATGGGGTTGAATGTCTCAAGTCTCATCTGCGTATGCAAGATTCAGAGTTACTAGCTCTACTAAAAGATCGCGGATTATCAATTGGTGCGGCCAGTGCGCTATTCACATGCTGTTTAGAATCGAAATTGCTCAAACCATCCAATAGGGTTAGAATAAGTTTTGTTCAGAATGATAAATTTATGTTAATTGATTCTTGTACAATTAGAGACTTGGAGCTTGTCTCCAGTCTCAATGGTAATGGGACAACCctattttcatttttgaataaatgtaCAACAAAAATGGGGCAACGGTTATTACGAACCTCCATAATCCAGCCATTAATGAATGTCGACAGTATAAAATTGAGATTGAAATCGGTCACAGAGTTGCTTTCCCAAGAAAACCCCTTGTTAGCAATCAAGaatgtattgaaaaattttcctGATTTGGATAGATTATTTGCGAGCTTTTTGAATCCAGAGTCAATTATAGGTCAGGAGCAGATGATTAATAATATCCTTTCATTAAAGTCCACCTTATTGTTGTGCGGAGAGCTACTCAATTGCTTAGAGAAAACTGAATCACCTTTGTTTGTTCAAGTAAAGGAAATTTTGACCCACGAAAACATAGAATCTGCACTTGTATTGATAGACAAGTTCATAAACAAAGATTGTCGACTGGCTAGGAGAAGCATCGATGTAGCGCACCAGAGAGCCAATGCAGTAAAGTCAGGTATCAATGGTTTGCTTGATGTTTCACGCAGTGTAAGAGAAACAATCTTAGAACAAGTTAGCGAGTATGTTCAAAAAATCTCATTGGAGAATAGTGCTGTAGTTGAATACAGATATGATAAATCGAGGggattctttttgaaaataaaggGCACCGCGTTTGACAATCCagattttatcaacatcatagagaagaaaaacGGGTTTGAATGTACAACCATTGACTTATTAAAACAGAGTTCTAGGTTGGGCGAAATCATAGCCGAAATCAACACTATAAGCAGTATCATCATTCTGGAATTGTATGAGCAGAGTTGTGAGAATACACCTATATTTTTCATGATTTCCGAAGCGATTGCTACAGTGGACTTGTTGTGCAGCTATGCCAATTTCGTTAGCTCACAAACCAAATCGTACGTTTGCCCCGAATTTGGCCAATACATACATGTTCGGCTATCTAGGCATCCCATActtgaaaagtttattaatgattttgttccTAATGACTATTCATGTGTTCCTGAGATATCAAGGTTTCAAATCATAACCGGTGCCAATATGAGTGGGAAATCTGTTTATTTGAAGCAGATTGCATATATTTTGATTATGTCGCAAATGGGACTTTACGTACCAGCTGATTACGCTACGATAAAAGTCCACAAGAGTATCCTTTCTAGGATCTCAACCGACACTACTGACTTGACTGTAtcctctttttcaaatgaaatgaCAGAAATTTGtagaattttgaaaaatacagAGCAAGGGAGTTTCATAATCATAGATGAGTTGGGAAGGGGATCCAGCTTAAGGGACGGATTCGCTATCTGTCTTGCTATTCTTGAGCATCTCACCACAACTCATGCTTCGGTGTTTGCGACAACCcattttaaagaaattgccGAGATTTTAGGAAGTAAGTCGTGTGTTTTGGCATCACATATGAAAACTATCGAGACTAATGGAAAGTTGGAATCCAAGTTCAAGTTGGAGCTGGGGAAACTCGAAATTGAGTGTTATGGTATTAAATACGCCGAATCGTCTCAAATGTTACCAAAAGAGTTTTTAGCAGAATCgaaatcaattgctgaTATTTTGAAGCTGCAAGTCTTAGAGCCCAATGATCCACATTCTAAGCTTGTTTCCAAACGTAGAAAGTTGGTTTTGGAGCTTTACTTTgctttgaatcaaatgcGGGTCTTGGATTGTAACACATTGTACAAGCTAGATTTATTGCGAACTTTACAAACAAAGTTTGTGGAGGAGATTAATGATGTCTCCATTTGA